One region of Miscanthus floridulus cultivar M001 chromosome 19, ASM1932011v1, whole genome shotgun sequence genomic DNA includes:
- the LOC136526937 gene encoding uncharacterized protein isoform X1 — protein sequence MDPHPPFDHPHHRRAAHPGNHYLDQQHPGHHHHYLAAGGGGGGAAPARSRYDYEYDSRPIQYPPPDHHHHPLPRVHQQPPPPPPPPPQPLPPPPPPPPHHRHDAPHYAPLPLRPTPETYSPPPYHNPPPSHQPYHQQRHVGGGDFRPADEIRRIPSHHPHHHHHHQQPQHHHHQQLPHHLHQQPQLSWEEIEEGRHYAAHKLKPQLSWEEAEEERRYAARQLRVSLSPPGARKRYHCVMHDSGDRESTSSSGPPPRRQRQQPHPSYSPPPDDSFVDRATSYSCYGSHEGFVAHSDSNGNRKMPMSMSTMLPGSPRRAPQKMAPTRLSVWHRIEENPSLYTPPSPRKVPKEVHISPSKTKNSGSASKELASVISLDCKAKSSDCKGSDDSAGMKKNAAKKTEKVLSSVIVKPSPEAKEKERAVNKVTKKPDKVGNSVPGFMSAGVRSAAFPGPGVKKVKKIVIKKIVRKIGAKDKQTSSLTVSEKDSIDANVDASEKEEANANASEKEEGEITTSSFEKDAISAHNLVSTGDTAGVANSVEVQKEQNNDLVNLSKSNAASTIASTDTLDPSSASRRKHPGKEDYKSFVNSIDGNASPAIESSKTFNTSGVEHPRKEDDRCFINSSVKNATLHCENNNSQQEEEGEILAVSGPVNVGSNCPRILDAVEPHDCEVENMEDNKVPEVMSGNSAVYVNGAKDCTTEVSGSEDDRREEGLFLLNDPLRSPSTDDEVSMTPSKDNHEKEGMILIGASEVCAASVGQPEGNPKIAEAAVAHGARKEQGNLLNNPGEKDVASFGSSGTLNTMEKSVNEITQEKEWTLPIEPNEATSFAHQNVPALSTLQNNVSENIQKESQMPMDSSAFQTIECATIEVVSSKFAQNVACKSPMDLNGTNEGTTDNSMYTPEFAVAGGTEDRSMQVDFHDAKAALSKPDLPLEVVDTDTHALQSSRDTESTILPSLDDDPMKDSSGAVILNNGVGRSTSSQVAELSHLHRPHPPPDHNPSSLHSHDSPSVSGNSEHSVRTALTLGNNIYFSSAESEGQPEENHNLVDVNQGFDVTMTEFGNIVKRKGESGNDFMNAGSQSWLTLPLTVSCLDNDAAGSNERLGLEQIVDEGASVCQDHDSVPNIDQRGSIDILSGQDHSLKLCDISMPQADLLATEEGNKDVEDEIVLPGSSVNSVDVLDHNSYRTVDKPIDNLNKPILLSSQSADAPGQELASSQVSVDSDDTYHGSTEDPVGVSSTTPDSISSWIEAIVSEAKKDHQSCKSSLLPISSPDKVSAPKEDSKKALSDSVVNSVVKSPPRINIASSTVSKVPTKQVALPDSLREPPRLNQNARNRTWRRDNVSSSNSALHVSQASGLPPKLPVKKNSKSENSYIRKGNALIRNPATGNHLHSSSSLDSQNKLSKPVMRRSMNFVRKVDSKDVAHSHISVERPKTPPLPLHTKSISCAVNVLEPLSKKLQQQVLETEKEDSSGQVNSGADNPSIISSHKSEALDAGKAIYVRPKLNQLVAAQGQHLGESSNISLDKIMLLQPSATSDLYFKKRKNQIILGPSTSDAPSSKDTSQAENIKSGESKVLMSASSNNNITVAKDRPHKALHTTNTVRSFSHVWTLSGQNPRKKSFVGASHMKVFPRILPWKRKIFCQNFRGSYSSLLNTSSIGIMRKLLQTKKRSTIYTVSTDGFSLRKSGVLSIGGSSLKWSRSLEKHSQKVNEEATQAVAEVERKKREKRKRQSLRNKGRNGNALDRYSASVAANQLTNSSRASSDSRVSSTCNEYVRVNKGNQLVRNPKKVIRMLASEKVRWSLHTVRRRLAKKQQYCQFFTRFGECKKSGGKCPYIHDRAKVAICTKFLKGLCSSTSCKLTHKVLPERMPDCSYFLQGLCTNTACPYRHVKVNSNAPVCEDFLKGYCADGDECRKKHSYVCPIFEATGECPQESRCKLHHPKKKNKSKRSKVDTVQNNSWGRYFETSIGHGSGARIVSLEEEERQKPEQISGEDFADFIELGADIEVPEDADASDDIQPMELDSGNLEMQADNLDAIIKPLRIMRTARG from the exons ATGGATCCGCACCCACCCTTCGACCACCCGCACCACCGCCGCGCCGCGCACCCCGGCAACCACTACCTAGACCAGCAGCaccccggccaccaccaccactacttggccgccggcggcggcggcggcggcgctgccccCGCGCGGTCCAGGTATGACTACGAGTACGACTCCCGCCCGATCCAGTATCCCCCtcccgaccaccaccaccaccccctcCCGCGCGTCCACCAacagcccccgccgccgccgccgccgccgccccagccgctgcccccgccgccacctcccCCGCCGCACCACCGCCACGACGCCCCCCACTACGCCCCCCTCCCGCTCCGCCCCACGCCGGAAACCTACTCCCCGCCGCCGTACCACAACCCTCCTCCTTCTCATCAGCCGTACCACCAGCAGCGCCACGTCGGCGGTGGCGACTTCCGCCCCGCCGACGAGATCCGCCGCATCCCCAgccaccacccccaccaccatcaccaccaccagcagCCGCAGCACCATCACCACCAGCAGCTGCCGCACCACCTTCACCAGCAGCCACAGCTCTCCTGGGAGGAGATTGAGGAGGGGCGCCACTACGCTGCCCACAAGCTGAAGCCGCAGCTCTCGTgggaggaggctgaagaggagcGGCGCTACGCCGCCCGTCAGCTCCGGGTGTCGCTGTCGCCACCCGGTGCACGGAAGAGGTACCACTGCGTCATGCATGACTCGGGTGACCGGGAGAGCACATCTAGCTCTGGCCCGCCACCCCGCCGCCAGAGGCAACAGCCGCACCCTAGTTATTCTCCCCCACCAGATGACAGTTTTGTAGATAGGGCAACTAGTTATTCTTGTTACGGCAGCCACGAGGGCTTTGTGGCGCACAGCGACAGTAATGGAAACAGGAAGATGCCGATGTCCATGTCGACTATGCTGCCTGGCTCGCCGAGGCGAGCCCCACAGAAGATGGCTCCTACGAGATTGTCTGTGTGGCATCGTATTGAGGAGAATCCCTCACTGTATACGCCACCTTCTCCACGCAAGGTGCCAAAGGAGGTGCATATTTCGCCGAGCAAGACCAAAAACTCTGGGTCTGCGTCAAAGGAATTGGCCAGCGTAATTTCTTTGGATTGCAAGGCAAAGAGTTCTGATTGTAAGGGTAGTGATGATAGTGCAGGAATGAAGAAGAATGCAGCAAAGAAAACTGAGAAGGTGCTGTCCTCAGTTATTGTGAAGCCTTCACCAGAAGccaaggaaaaagaaagagctGTTAATAAGGTTACCAAGAAGCCTGACAAGGTTGGTAATAGTGTACCAGGTTTCATGAGTGCAGGTGTGAGATCGGCGGCCTTTCCTGGTCCTGGTGTGAAGAAAGTGAAAAAGATAGTCATCAAGAAGATTGTTAGGAAGATCGGTGCCAAAGATAAACAAACTAGTAGTTTGACCGTCTCAGAAAAGGACAGCATTGATGCTAATGTGGATGCCTCTGAGAAAGAAGAAGCTAATGCAAATGCTTCTGAGAAAGAAGAGGGTGAGATCACAACATCATCTTTTGAAAAGGATGCTATCTCTGCACACAATTTGGTCAGTACTGGTGATACAGCTGGAGTTGCTAACAGCGTGGAGGTCCAGAAGGAACAAAATAATGATTTGGTGAATCTGAGTAAGAGCAATGCTGCTTCAACCATTGCATCTACGGATACTCTTGACCCATCAAGTGCTAGCCGGAGAAAACATCCTGGAAAAGAAGATTATAAGAGCTTCGTGAATTCAATTGATGGCAATGCATCTCCAGCCATTGAATCTTCCAAAACATTTAATACAAGTGGTGTTGAACATCCCCGAAAAGAAGATGATAGGTGTTTCATCAATTCAAGTGTTAAAAATGCTACCCTTCATTGTGAGAACAATAATTCTCAACAGGAAGAAGAGGGTGAAATTCTGGCTGTTTCAGGTCCAGTGAATGTTGGAAGTAATTGCCCAAGGATTCTTGATGCAGTGGAACCACATGATTGTGAAGTGGAAAACATGGAAGACAACAAAGTTCCTGAGGTCATGAGTGGAAATAGTGCTGTTTACGTGAATGGAGCTAAGGATTGTACAACAGAAGTTAGTGGAAGTGAGGATGACAGGAGGGAAGAAGGCCTTTTCCTTCTAAATGATCCCCTTAGAAGTCCTAGTACAGATGATGAAGTTAGCATGACTCCGAGCAAGGATAACCATGAAAAAGAGGGTATGATTCTGATTGGTGCAAGTGAAGTGTGTGCTGCTTCTGTAGGCCAACCTGAGGGAAATCCCAAGATAGCAGAAGCCGCTGTTGCTCATGGTGCACGTAAGGAACAAGGCAATCTGCTGAACAATCCAGGAGAAAAGGATGTGGCATCTTTTGGATCTTCGGGAACCCTTAATACCATGGAAAAAAGTGTTAATGAGATTACCCAGGAGAAAGAGTGGACATTGCCCATTGAACCAAATGAAGCTACTTCTTTTGCACACCAAAATGTGCCAGCCTTGAGTACATTACAAAATAATGTTAGTGAGAATATCCAGAAGGAGAGCCAAATGCCCATGGATTCAAGTGCTTTTCAAACAATAGAATGCGCCACAATAGAAGTTGTTAGTAGTAAGTTTGCTCAGAATGTAGCGTGCAAGAGCCCCATGGATTTAAATGGAACGAATGAAGGAACTACAGATAACTCCATGTACACTCCAGAGTTTGCTGTAGCAGGTGGAACCGAGGATAGAAGCATGCAAGTTGATTTCCACGATGCGAAAGCTGCTTTAAGTAAGCCGGATCTTCCCCTGGAAGTAGTGGATACAGATACCCATGCTCTGCAGTCATCCAGAGATACAGAGAGCACAATTCTGCCATCATTGGATGATGATCCTATGAAGGATTCCTCTGGTGCTGTTATTCTGAATAATGGTGTAGGGAGGAGCACTTCATCTCAAGTAGCAGAACTGTCACATCTTCATAGACCCCACCCGCCTCCTGACCACAACCCATCCTCCTTACATTCCCATGATTCACCATCTGTATCTGGTAACAGTGAGCATTCTGTTCGTACAGCTTTGACCCTTGGTAATAATATCTATTTCAGTAGTGCAGAGAGTGAGGGACAGCCTGAGGAAAACCATAACCTAGTGGATGTAAACCAAGGATTTGATGTGACAATGACGGAATTTGGTAATATTGTCAAAAGAAAAGGTGAATCTGGCAATGACTTTATGAATGCAGGCAGTCAGAGTTGGTTGACTTTACCACTTACTGTCAGCTGCTTGGATAATGATGCTGCTGGTAGTAATGAGAGGTTAGGTTTAGAGCAGATTGTGGATGAAGGTGCCTCTGTCTGTCAGGATCATGATAGTGTGCCAAATATTGACCAGCGTGGCAGTATTGATATTTTGTCTGGACAGGATCACAGCCTCAAACTATGTGATATCAGTATGCCTCAAGCAGACCTTTTGGCAACCGAAGAGGGAAATAAGGATGTTGAGGATGAGATTGTTCTCCCAGGTTCTTCTGTTAATTCTGTAGATGTTTTAGATCACAATAGTTATCGCACAGTGGATAAACCTATAGATAACCTTAATAAACCGATTCTCTTATCTTCACAATCTGCTGATGCACCAGGTCAAGAGTTAGCTTCTTCTCAGGTATCTGTTGATTCTGATGACACCTATCATGGAAGTACTGAGGACCCTGTGGGCGTGTCAAGTACAACACCTGATTCGATATCCTCCTGGATTGAAGCCATTGTATCAGAAGCTAAAAAGGATCATCAATCATGCAAATCCTCTCTACTTCCTATCAGTTCCCCAGACAAGGTATCAGCACCAAAGGAGGATAGCAAGAAGGCATTGTCAGATTCAGTAGTCAACTCTGTAGTAAAATCTCCCCCTCGAATTAATATTGCAAGCTCCACAGTATCGAAGGTACCTACTAAACAGGTGGCTTTGCCCGATTCATTGCGAGAGCCCCCTCGCTTAAACCAGAATGCAAGGAACAGGACATGGCGTCGTGACAATGTGTCATCTTCTAATTCAGCATTGCATGTTTCACAGGCTTCAGGATTGCCCCCTAAACTCCCAGTAAAAAAGAACAGCAAAAGTGAAAACTCTTATATCCGCAAGGGTAATGCCCTCATTAGAAATCCAGCCACTGGAAATCATCTTCATTCTTCTTCTAGTCTAGATTCTCAAAATAAGTTGAGTAAGCCTGTTATGAGGAGAAGCATGAACTTTGTCAGGAAAGTCGATTCAAAAGACGTAGCACATTCTCATATTTCAGTTGAAAGACCCAAGaccccacctttgccacttcacaCCAAATCCATCAGTTGTGCTGTGAATGTTTTGGAGCCATTGTCTAAAAAATTGCAGCAACAGGTCCTTGAAACTGAAAAGGAAGATTCCAGTGGGCAGGTTAACTCAGGTGCTGACAATCCAAGCATTATTAGTTCGCACAAGTCTGAAGCCCTTGATGCTGGTAAAGCAATTTATGTTAGACCAAAGTTAAATCAACTTGTTGCTGCACAGGGGCAACATCTTGGTGAGTCGAGTAACATTTCCTTGGATAAGATTATGTTACTGCAGCCATCCGCAACATCTGATCTCTATTTCAAGAAAAGGAAAAATCAGATTATTTTGGGTCCCTCTACTTCTGATGCTCCGAGTTCAAAAGATACATCTCAGGCTGAGAATATAAAGTCAGGTGAGAGTAAAGTTCTAATGTCTGCATCTTCCAACAACAATATCACTGTGGCAAAGGACAGGCCGCACAAAG CTCTTCATACAACAAATACTGTCAGAAGTTTCTCTCATGTCTGGACACTTAGTGGACAAAATCCTCGAAAGAAATCTTTTGTGGGAGCTAGTCATATGAAGGTCTTCCCTCGTATACTTCCATGGAAAAGAAAAATATTCTGCCAGAACTTCAGAGGCAGTTACTCTTCGTTGTTGAATACAAGCTCTATAGGGATAATGAG AAAATTATTGCAAACAAAGAAGAGAAGTACTATTTACACCGTCTCTACTGATGGATTCTCCCTTCGGAAATCTGGAGTGTTAAGTATAGGCGGGTCAAGTTTGAAATGGTCAAGGTCCCTTGAGAAACATTCTCAAAAGGTTAATGAG GAAGCTACACAGGCAGTTGCTGAagttgaaagaaagaaaagagaaaagagaaaacgACAGTCTCTCCGTAACAAGGGAAGGAATGGTAATGCATTAG ATCGATACTCTGCATCAGTTGCTGCCAATCAATTAACAAATAGCAGCAGAGCATCTTCAGATTCAAGGGTGTCGTCAACTTGCAATGA ATACGTGCGTGTTAACAAAGGTAACCAACTGGTCAGAAATCCGAAGAAAGTAATCCGCATGCTAGCAAGTGAGAAAGTTCGATGGAGTTTGCACACTGTTAGAAGACGGTTGGCAAAGAAGCAGCAATATTGTCAATTCTTCACTCGCTTCGGCGAGTGTAAAAAATCTGGTGGCAAGTGTCCCTATATTCATGACCGAGCTAAAGTGGCTATCTGTACTAAATTTCTTAAAGGCTTGTGTTCTAGTACTAGTTGCAAACTAACTCACAAG GTCCTGCCAGAAAGAATGCCAGATTGTTCTTACTTTCTTCAAG GGCTCTGTACCAACACAGCCTGTCCCTATAGGCATGTGAAAGTGAACTCGAACGCCCCTGTTTGCGAAGATTTTTTGAAGGGATATTGTGCTGATGGTGATGAG
- the LOC136526937 gene encoding uncharacterized protein isoform X3 has protein sequence MDPHPPFDHPHHRRAAHPGNHYLDQQHPGHHHHYLAAGGGGGGAAPARSRYDYEYDSRPIQYPPPDHHHHPLPRVHQQPPPPPPPPPQPLPPPPPPPPHHRHDAPHYAPLPLRPTPETYSPPPYHNPPPSHQPYHQQRHVGGGDFRPADEIRRIPSHHPHHHHHHQQPQHHHHQQLPHHLHQQPQLSWEEIEEGRHYAAHKLKPQLSWEEAEEERRYAARQLRVSLSPPGARKRYHCVMHDSGDRESTSSSGPPPRRQRQQPHPSYSPPPDDSFVDRATSYSCYGSHEGFVAHSDSNGNRKMPMSMSTMLPGSPRRAPQKMAPTRLSVWHRIEENPSLYTPPSPRKVPKEVHISPSKTKNSGSASKELASVISLDCKAKSSDCKGSDDSAGMKKNAAKKTEKVLSSVIVKPSPEAKEKERAVNKVTKKPDKVGNSVPGFMSAGVRSAAFPGPGVKKVKKIVIKKIVRKIGAKDKQTSSLTVSEKDSIDANVDASEKEEANANASEKEEGEITTSSFEKDAISAHNLVSTGDTAGVANSVEVQKEQNNDLVNLSKSNAASTIASTDTLDPSSASRRKHPGKEDYKSFVNSIDGNASPAIESSKTFNTSGVEHPRKEDDRCFINSSVKNATLHCENNNSQQEEEGEILAVSGPVNVGSNCPRILDAVEPHDCEVENMEDNKVPEVMSGNSAVYVNGAKDCTTEVSGSEDDRREEGLFLLNDPLRSPSTDDEVSMTPSKDNHEKEGMILIGASEVCAASVGQPEGNPKIAEAAVAHGARKEQGNLLNNPGEKDVASFGSSGTLNTMEKSVNEITQEKEWTLPIEPNEATSFAHQNVPALSTLQNNVSENIQKESQMPMDSSAFQTIECATIEVVSSKFAQNVACKSPMDLNGTNEGTTDNSMYTPEFAVAGGTEDRSMQVDFHDAKAALSKPDLPLEVVDTDTHALQSSRDTESTILPSLDDDPMKDSSGAVILNNGVGRSTSSQVAELSHLHRPHPPPDHNPSSLHSHDSPSVSGNSEHSVRTALTLGNNIYFSSAESEGQPEENHNLVDVNQGFDVTMTEFGNIVKRKGESGNDFMNAGSQSWLTLPLTVSCLDNDAAGSNERLGLEQIVDEGASVCQDHDSVPNIDQRGSIDILSGQDHSLKLCDISMPQADLLATEEGNKDVEDEIVLPGSSVNSVDVLDHNSYRTVDKPIDNLNKPILLSSQSADAPGQELASSQVSVDSDDTYHGSTEDPVGVSSTTPDSISSWIEAIVSEAKKDHQSCKSSLLPISSPDKVSAPKEDSKKALSDSVVNSVVKSPPRINIASSTVSKVPTKQVALPDSLREPPRLNQNARNRTWRRDNVSSSNSALHVSQASGLPPKLPVKKNSKSENSYIRKGNALIRNPATGNHLHSSSSLDSQNKLSKPVMRRSMNFVRKVDSKDVAHSHISVERPKTPPLPLHTKSISCAVNVLEPLSKKLQQQVLETEKEDSSGQVNSGADNPSIISSHKSEALDAGKAIYVRPKLNQLVAAQGQHLGESSNISLDKIMLLQPSATSDLYFKKRKNQIILGPSTSDAPSSKDTSQAENIKSGESKVLMSASSNNNITVAKDRPHKALHTTNTVRSFSHVWTLSGQNPRKKSFVGASHMKVFPRILPWKRKIFCQNFRGSYSSLLNTSSIGIMRKLLQTKKRSTIYTVSTDGFSLRKSGVLSIGGSSLKWSRSLEKHSQKVNEFIELLPCTIFA, from the exons ATGGATCCGCACCCACCCTTCGACCACCCGCACCACCGCCGCGCCGCGCACCCCGGCAACCACTACCTAGACCAGCAGCaccccggccaccaccaccactacttggccgccggcggcggcggcggcggcgctgccccCGCGCGGTCCAGGTATGACTACGAGTACGACTCCCGCCCGATCCAGTATCCCCCtcccgaccaccaccaccaccccctcCCGCGCGTCCACCAacagcccccgccgccgccgccgccgccgccccagccgctgcccccgccgccacctcccCCGCCGCACCACCGCCACGACGCCCCCCACTACGCCCCCCTCCCGCTCCGCCCCACGCCGGAAACCTACTCCCCGCCGCCGTACCACAACCCTCCTCCTTCTCATCAGCCGTACCACCAGCAGCGCCACGTCGGCGGTGGCGACTTCCGCCCCGCCGACGAGATCCGCCGCATCCCCAgccaccacccccaccaccatcaccaccaccagcagCCGCAGCACCATCACCACCAGCAGCTGCCGCACCACCTTCACCAGCAGCCACAGCTCTCCTGGGAGGAGATTGAGGAGGGGCGCCACTACGCTGCCCACAAGCTGAAGCCGCAGCTCTCGTgggaggaggctgaagaggagcGGCGCTACGCCGCCCGTCAGCTCCGGGTGTCGCTGTCGCCACCCGGTGCACGGAAGAGGTACCACTGCGTCATGCATGACTCGGGTGACCGGGAGAGCACATCTAGCTCTGGCCCGCCACCCCGCCGCCAGAGGCAACAGCCGCACCCTAGTTATTCTCCCCCACCAGATGACAGTTTTGTAGATAGGGCAACTAGTTATTCTTGTTACGGCAGCCACGAGGGCTTTGTGGCGCACAGCGACAGTAATGGAAACAGGAAGATGCCGATGTCCATGTCGACTATGCTGCCTGGCTCGCCGAGGCGAGCCCCACAGAAGATGGCTCCTACGAGATTGTCTGTGTGGCATCGTATTGAGGAGAATCCCTCACTGTATACGCCACCTTCTCCACGCAAGGTGCCAAAGGAGGTGCATATTTCGCCGAGCAAGACCAAAAACTCTGGGTCTGCGTCAAAGGAATTGGCCAGCGTAATTTCTTTGGATTGCAAGGCAAAGAGTTCTGATTGTAAGGGTAGTGATGATAGTGCAGGAATGAAGAAGAATGCAGCAAAGAAAACTGAGAAGGTGCTGTCCTCAGTTATTGTGAAGCCTTCACCAGAAGccaaggaaaaagaaagagctGTTAATAAGGTTACCAAGAAGCCTGACAAGGTTGGTAATAGTGTACCAGGTTTCATGAGTGCAGGTGTGAGATCGGCGGCCTTTCCTGGTCCTGGTGTGAAGAAAGTGAAAAAGATAGTCATCAAGAAGATTGTTAGGAAGATCGGTGCCAAAGATAAACAAACTAGTAGTTTGACCGTCTCAGAAAAGGACAGCATTGATGCTAATGTGGATGCCTCTGAGAAAGAAGAAGCTAATGCAAATGCTTCTGAGAAAGAAGAGGGTGAGATCACAACATCATCTTTTGAAAAGGATGCTATCTCTGCACACAATTTGGTCAGTACTGGTGATACAGCTGGAGTTGCTAACAGCGTGGAGGTCCAGAAGGAACAAAATAATGATTTGGTGAATCTGAGTAAGAGCAATGCTGCTTCAACCATTGCATCTACGGATACTCTTGACCCATCAAGTGCTAGCCGGAGAAAACATCCTGGAAAAGAAGATTATAAGAGCTTCGTGAATTCAATTGATGGCAATGCATCTCCAGCCATTGAATCTTCCAAAACATTTAATACAAGTGGTGTTGAACATCCCCGAAAAGAAGATGATAGGTGTTTCATCAATTCAAGTGTTAAAAATGCTACCCTTCATTGTGAGAACAATAATTCTCAACAGGAAGAAGAGGGTGAAATTCTGGCTGTTTCAGGTCCAGTGAATGTTGGAAGTAATTGCCCAAGGATTCTTGATGCAGTGGAACCACATGATTGTGAAGTGGAAAACATGGAAGACAACAAAGTTCCTGAGGTCATGAGTGGAAATAGTGCTGTTTACGTGAATGGAGCTAAGGATTGTACAACAGAAGTTAGTGGAAGTGAGGATGACAGGAGGGAAGAAGGCCTTTTCCTTCTAAATGATCCCCTTAGAAGTCCTAGTACAGATGATGAAGTTAGCATGACTCCGAGCAAGGATAACCATGAAAAAGAGGGTATGATTCTGATTGGTGCAAGTGAAGTGTGTGCTGCTTCTGTAGGCCAACCTGAGGGAAATCCCAAGATAGCAGAAGCCGCTGTTGCTCATGGTGCACGTAAGGAACAAGGCAATCTGCTGAACAATCCAGGAGAAAAGGATGTGGCATCTTTTGGATCTTCGGGAACCCTTAATACCATGGAAAAAAGTGTTAATGAGATTACCCAGGAGAAAGAGTGGACATTGCCCATTGAACCAAATGAAGCTACTTCTTTTGCACACCAAAATGTGCCAGCCTTGAGTACATTACAAAATAATGTTAGTGAGAATATCCAGAAGGAGAGCCAAATGCCCATGGATTCAAGTGCTTTTCAAACAATAGAATGCGCCACAATAGAAGTTGTTAGTAGTAAGTTTGCTCAGAATGTAGCGTGCAAGAGCCCCATGGATTTAAATGGAACGAATGAAGGAACTACAGATAACTCCATGTACACTCCAGAGTTTGCTGTAGCAGGTGGAACCGAGGATAGAAGCATGCAAGTTGATTTCCACGATGCGAAAGCTGCTTTAAGTAAGCCGGATCTTCCCCTGGAAGTAGTGGATACAGATACCCATGCTCTGCAGTCATCCAGAGATACAGAGAGCACAATTCTGCCATCATTGGATGATGATCCTATGAAGGATTCCTCTGGTGCTGTTATTCTGAATAATGGTGTAGGGAGGAGCACTTCATCTCAAGTAGCAGAACTGTCACATCTTCATAGACCCCACCCGCCTCCTGACCACAACCCATCCTCCTTACATTCCCATGATTCACCATCTGTATCTGGTAACAGTGAGCATTCTGTTCGTACAGCTTTGACCCTTGGTAATAATATCTATTTCAGTAGTGCAGAGAGTGAGGGACAGCCTGAGGAAAACCATAACCTAGTGGATGTAAACCAAGGATTTGATGTGACAATGACGGAATTTGGTAATATTGTCAAAAGAAAAGGTGAATCTGGCAATGACTTTATGAATGCAGGCAGTCAGAGTTGGTTGACTTTACCACTTACTGTCAGCTGCTTGGATAATGATGCTGCTGGTAGTAATGAGAGGTTAGGTTTAGAGCAGATTGTGGATGAAGGTGCCTCTGTCTGTCAGGATCATGATAGTGTGCCAAATATTGACCAGCGTGGCAGTATTGATATTTTGTCTGGACAGGATCACAGCCTCAAACTATGTGATATCAGTATGCCTCAAGCAGACCTTTTGGCAACCGAAGAGGGAAATAAGGATGTTGAGGATGAGATTGTTCTCCCAGGTTCTTCTGTTAATTCTGTAGATGTTTTAGATCACAATAGTTATCGCACAGTGGATAAACCTATAGATAACCTTAATAAACCGATTCTCTTATCTTCACAATCTGCTGATGCACCAGGTCAAGAGTTAGCTTCTTCTCAGGTATCTGTTGATTCTGATGACACCTATCATGGAAGTACTGAGGACCCTGTGGGCGTGTCAAGTACAACACCTGATTCGATATCCTCCTGGATTGAAGCCATTGTATCAGAAGCTAAAAAGGATCATCAATCATGCAAATCCTCTCTACTTCCTATCAGTTCCCCAGACAAGGTATCAGCACCAAAGGAGGATAGCAAGAAGGCATTGTCAGATTCAGTAGTCAACTCTGTAGTAAAATCTCCCCCTCGAATTAATATTGCAAGCTCCACAGTATCGAAGGTACCTACTAAACAGGTGGCTTTGCCCGATTCATTGCGAGAGCCCCCTCGCTTAAACCAGAATGCAAGGAACAGGACATGGCGTCGTGACAATGTGTCATCTTCTAATTCAGCATTGCATGTTTCACAGGCTTCAGGATTGCCCCCTAAACTCCCAGTAAAAAAGAACAGCAAAAGTGAAAACTCTTATATCCGCAAGGGTAATGCCCTCATTAGAAATCCAGCCACTGGAAATCATCTTCATTCTTCTTCTAGTCTAGATTCTCAAAATAAGTTGAGTAAGCCTGTTATGAGGAGAAGCATGAACTTTGTCAGGAAAGTCGATTCAAAAGACGTAGCACATTCTCATATTTCAGTTGAAAGACCCAAGaccccacctttgccacttcacaCCAAATCCATCAGTTGTGCTGTGAATGTTTTGGAGCCATTGTCTAAAAAATTGCAGCAACAGGTCCTTGAAACTGAAAAGGAAGATTCCAGTGGGCAGGTTAACTCAGGTGCTGACAATCCAAGCATTATTAGTTCGCACAAGTCTGAAGCCCTTGATGCTGGTAAAGCAATTTATGTTAGACCAAAGTTAAATCAACTTGTTGCTGCACAGGGGCAACATCTTGGTGAGTCGAGTAACATTTCCTTGGATAAGATTATGTTACTGCAGCCATCCGCAACATCTGATCTCTATTTCAAGAAAAGGAAAAATCAGATTATTTTGGGTCCCTCTACTTCTGATGCTCCGAGTTCAAAAGATACATCTCAGGCTGAGAATATAAAGTCAGGTGAGAGTAAAGTTCTAATGTCTGCATCTTCCAACAACAATATCACTGTGGCAAAGGACAGGCCGCACAAAG CTCTTCATACAACAAATACTGTCAGAAGTTTCTCTCATGTCTGGACACTTAGTGGACAAAATCCTCGAAAGAAATCTTTTGTGGGAGCTAGTCATATGAAGGTCTTCCCTCGTATACTTCCATGGAAAAGAAAAATATTCTGCCAGAACTTCAGAGGCAGTTACTCTTCGTTGTTGAATACAAGCTCTATAGGGATAATGAG AAAATTATTGCAAACAAAGAAGAGAAGTACTATTTACACCGTCTCTACTGATGGATTCTCCCTTCGGAAATCTGGAGTGTTAAGTATAGGCGGGTCAAGTTTGAAATGGTCAAGGTCCCTTGAGAAACATTCTCAAAAGGTTAATGAG TTTATAGAGCTGCTGCCTTGCACAATTTTTGCTTGA